A stretch of the Gossypium hirsutum isolate 1008001.06 chromosome D07, Gossypium_hirsutum_v2.1, whole genome shotgun sequence genome encodes the following:
- the LOC121219148 gene encoding leucine-rich repeat receptor-like protein kinase PXC2, translating into MPPAPKFQKHRLSLITLLFSVLASLLVCKAVSLAAVLSDKDALLQLKSAVVEDPLGFTSSWNPNDKDPCLWHGVSCDPLEGRVITLNLSSNLNSTCSVLQLSASKTAAVKGDQVRGNFTLLYPCLHVGVDGNISFVGLRVGYLLLLATLQSLEFCHLGSMNSLVSCL; encoded by the coding sequence ATGCCACCCGCACCCAAGTTTCAAAAACATCGTCTTTCACTTATTACACTGCTCTTCTCTGTTCTTGCTAGCCTATTGGTGTGCAAGGCAGTTAGCTTGGCAGCTGTTTTAAGTGATAAAGATGCTTTACTGCAACTCAAATCTGCTGTAGTTGAAGACCCACTAGGGTTCACTTCTAGTTGGAACCCAAATGATAAAGACCCTTGCCTTTGGCATGGTGTTTCTTGTGACCCACTTGAAGGTCGAGTCATCACCCTTAATCTTTCCTCTAACCTCAATTCTACATGTTCTGTACTTCAACTCTCTGCATCAAAAACAGCAGCAGTGAAAGGTGATCAAGTTAGAGGTAATTTTACTTTGCTATATCCTTGTTTGCATGTTGGTGTTGATGGCAATATTTCATTTGTTGGATTGAGGGTAGGTTATCTCCTGCTATTGGCCACCTTACAAAGCTTAGAGTTTTGTCACTTGGGTTCAATGAATTCTTTGGTGAGCTGCCTTTAG
- the LOC107954404 gene encoding LRR receptor-like serine/threonine-protein kinase RPK2 encodes MGKLNLLEVLDLGFNAFHGPIPAALKKCTSLRVINLSGNQLNGTIPAIFGPITSFQVVDFSFNKLSGEIPNELGENCGSLMHLHLASNGLSGSIPSNLGNCGGLKSLILSSNILQNDIPSSLGKLENLEALDLSRNFLSGLVPPTLGDCKQLKLLVFKNKNGPLFSRKGSSFIFHQEEYGEGDYNFFEGELPESIVKLYGIHVLWLPNVNLEGIFPQTWGSCSNLKMLNVAQNFLTGQIPASFGNCKNLYFLDLSSNNLSGSLPAAIPVPCMVVFNISQNSLSGNISRFSHGECSNGSLNLSMSYMDLVGLYSSFFYRNALINVGSGHSPFSLSEFVVLHDFSRNQFTGSVPPFIISLYTLSAKLNYGFWLNGNNFEGNLSVYSFDPCLRLDGLIFDASNNKIVGELPLNMGHTCKCLKILSLASNEFVGSIPTSFTDMVSLLKLNLSENRLRGPIPSYIGEMKEIRYLSLSNNNFSGTMPWDLVQLSSLEVLELSSNSLSGEILPDLAELKHLSVLRLDHNKLTGRIPFGFSNMTALSVFNVSFNNLTGSIPLNSISLNCESVKENPNLQPCRTDQSSSELERHHFGNISQGGHSPRENIQTNRSEFNQIEIASITSASVIFPVLIALIFFLVCMKKFACNAVSDHVSGRKEVVTCNSISIQLTYENVVRATGCFNLQNCIGSGGFGATYKAEIVPGVVVAVKRLSLGRFQGVQQFAAEIKTLGRVQHPNLVTLIGYHVSQAEMFLIYNYLPGGNLENFIQERSRRTVEWRMLHKIALDIACALMYLHDECVPRVLHRDIKPSNILLDKHFNAYLSDFGLARLLGTSETHATTDVAGTFGYVAPEYAMTCRVSDKADVYSYGVVVLELLSDKKALDPSFSSFGNGFNIVTWASMLLAQGRGCEFFMARLWDSGPQHDLIEVLHLAVMCTGESLSSRPSMRQVAQRLKAIQPPTS; translated from the coding sequence ATGGGAAAGCTTAATCTTTTGGAAGTTCTTGATTTAGGTTTTAATGCTTTTCATGGTCCTATACCAGCCGCCTTAAAGAAGTGCACTTCATTGAGGGTTATTAATTTATCTGGGAATCAATTGAATGGAACCATTCCTGCAATTTTTGGGCCGATTACAAGTTTTCAAGTTGTTGACTTTTCTTTCAATAAATTGAGTGGTGAAATTCCAAATGAGTTAGGCGAAAATTGTGGGAGTCTAATGCATCTCCATCTTGCAAGTAATGGGCTTTCAGGTTCAATTCCGTCCAACTTGGGTAACTGTGGTGGGCTCAAGTCTTTGATACTGTCTTCTAATATATTGCAAAATGATATTCCTTCAAGTCTTGGTAAACTCGAGAATCTTGAAGCGTTGGACTTGTCCAGGAATTTCTTGAGTGGACTTGTACCGCCGACTTTGGGGGATTGTAAGCAGTTGAAATTGCTTGTGTTTAAGAACAAGAATGGTCCTCTGTTTTCAAGAAAAGGCTCCAGCTTTATATTTCATCAAGAGGAGTACGGGGAGGGAGATTACAATTTTTTTGAGGGTGAACTACCTGAGAGTATTGTTAAACTTTACGGTATCCATGTCCTTTGGCTGCCAAATGTGAATTTGGAAGGCATTTTTCCGCAGACTTGGGGGTCATGTTCTAacttgaaaatgttgaatgtAGCACAAAATTTCTTGACTGGACAAATACCTGCGTCCTTTGGTAATTGTAAGAACTTGTATTTCCTTGATTTGAGCTCCAATAACTTGTCTGGTTCGCTTCCAGCTGCAATTCCTGTTCCATGCATGGTTGTATTCAATATCAGCCAAAATTCCTTGTCTGGGAACATTTCAAGATTTTCTCATGGTGAGTGCTCTAATGGTTCCCTGAATTTGTCAATGTCATATATGGACCTGGTTGGATTGTACTCTTCTTTCTTTTATAGGAATGCTCTCATAAATGTTGGTTCTGGTCATTCCCCATTTTCGTTGAGTGAATTTGTTGTATTGCATGATTTCAGCAGGAATCAGTTCACTGGCTCAGTTCCCccctttattatttctttatatacTTTGTCTGCTAAGCTGAATTATGGTTTCTGGTTGAATGGGAACAATTTTGAAGGTAATCTTTCTGTATATTCTTTTGATCCTTGTCTAAGGTTGGATGGTTTGATCTTTGATGCTAGCAACAACAAAATCGTAGGTGAACTTCCTTTAAACATGGGTCACACTTGCAAATGcttgaaaattttgagtttagCGAGCAATGAATTTGTTGGCTCAATTCCTACATCATTCACTGATATGGTTTCTCTGCTTAAGCTTAACCTCAGTGAAAACAGATTGCGAGGTCCTATTCCGTCATATATTGGAGAGATGAAGGAGATAAGGTACCTCTCGCTTTCTAATAATAACTTTTCAGGCACGATGCCTTGGGATTTAGTTCAACTGTCATCGTTAGAAGTTTTAGAGCTTTCTTCAAATTCTCTCTCAGGAGAGATACTACCTGATTTGGCTGAGCTCAAGCACCTTAGTGTTCTGCGGTTAGATCATAACAAGCTCACTGGGCGGATACCATTTGGCTTTAGTAACATGACTGCACTTTCAGTGTTCAATGTTTCTTTCAACAATTTGACTGGATCTATCCCTCTGAATTCGATTTCATTAAATTGTGAAAGTGTGAAAGAAAATCCTAACCTTCAGCCATGTCGCACTGATCAATCATCCTCTGAATTGGAGCGACATCACTTTGGAAATATTTCACAAGGAGGCCATTCTCCCAGGGAAAACATACAAACAAATCGCAGTGAGTTCAATCAAATAGAAATTGCCTCCATCACGTCAGCTTCGGTAATTTTTCCTGTCCTCATAGCATTGATTTTCTTCCTTGTATGCATGAAGAAATTCGCATGCAATGCTGTATCGGATCATGTATCGGGGAGAAAAGAGGTGGTAACTTGCAATAGTATCAGCATACAGCTGACATATGAAAATGTTGTTAGGGCCACTGGTTGTTTCAATCTCCAAAACTGCATTGGTAGTGGAGGTTTTGGAGCTACATACAAGGCTGAAATAGTTCCAGGAGTTGTGGTTGCGGTGAAGCGGCTGTCATTGGGTAGGTTTCAAGGTGTTCAACAGTTTGCTGCTGAGATCAAGACTCTAGGACGGGTGCAGCATCCGAATCTTGTAACTCTTATAGGTTACCATGTTAGTCAGGCTGAAATGTTCCTGATCTATAACTACTTGCCTGGTGGCAATTTGGAAAATTTCATTCAGGAGCGCTCAAGGAGGACTGTGGAATGGAGGATGCTACACAAGATTGCTCTGGATATAGCATGCGCCCTTATGTACTTGCACGACGAGTGTGTCCCTCGAGTATTGCACCGTGACATCAAGCCAAGCAACATTCTTCTGGATAAACACTTCAATGCGTACCTATCTGATTTCGGCCTTGCTAGGCTTCTTGGCACATCTGAGACTCATGCAACTACTGATGTTGCAGGAACTTTCGGATACGTTGCCCCCGAATATGCCATGACGTGCCGTGTCTCTGATAAGGCCGATGTGTATAGTTATGGTGTTGTTGTTTTGGAGTTATTATCCGACAAGAAAGCCTTGGATCCATCTTTCTCTTCCTTTGGAAATGGTTTCAACATTGTGACATGGGCGAGCATGCTTCTAGCTCAAGGACGAGGATGTGAATTTTTCATGGCCAGGCTATGGGATTCAGGGCCTCAACATGATCTAATCGAGGTGCTTCATTTGGCCGTAATGTGTACAGGTGAATCTCTTTCATCCAGGCCTTCAATGAGGCAAGTTGCCCAAAGGTTGAAAGCCATTCAACCTCCCACATCTTAA